One genomic region from bacterium encodes:
- a CDS encoding PASTA domain-containing protein: protein MKIYKNYKLVRFPVVKIFLTAFVFFFIGIFSSTFAIMFITPQKKQVRVPNLVGQEYEKALEVLKKYKLKPKVNFKYSHIPQNHIISQLPTSGKQVKIGRGIEINVSKGPIFVEVPDITKLTLLKAKDILRPVGNNKNGNIGGLKIGEVTYVHSPEVEKDCIIAQNPCHRKKVPKDSSINVLVSLGEKKLTLLMPDLTNLKSSEALTTLNQLGLTLKSIEHKVDKNAEEDIVLNQNPEVDTEVTKDDLVTLVVSAKKIKETEQARNIFITYKTPDGFYHFQVRILVKDFQGEREVYNQKTPPGSKVELGVEVSGKAKAIIYLNEVLKEEREL, encoded by the coding sequence ACAAATTAGTAAGATTCCCTGTCGTTAAGATATTTCTGACTGCTTTCGTCTTTTTTTTTATAGGGATCTTTAGTTCTACTTTTGCTATTATGTTTATTACTCCCCAAAAGAAACAAGTTCGTGTTCCGAATTTAGTTGGCCAGGAATACGAAAAAGCTTTAGAAGTGCTAAAGAAGTATAAGTTAAAACCAAAAGTAAATTTTAAATATAGCCATATCCCCCAAAATCACATCATTTCTCAACTTCCTACCTCCGGCAAACAAGTTAAAATTGGTAGAGGTATTGAAATAAATGTAAGTAAGGGTCCAATCTTTGTGGAGGTTCCTGATATTACTAAGTTGACTTTACTAAAAGCAAAAGATATTTTAAGGCCAGTTGGGAATAATAAAAATGGTAATATCGGAGGATTAAAGATTGGTGAAGTAACATATGTTCATTCCCCGGAAGTAGAAAAGGATTGTATTATTGCCCAAAATCCATGCCATAGAAAGAAAGTTCCTAAAGACTCCTCCATAAATGTCTTGGTAAGTTTAGGAGAAAAAAAACTTACTCTTCTTATGCCAGATTTAACTAACTTAAAATCAAGCGAAGCCTTAACTACTTTAAATCAACTTGGATTGACCTTAAAGAGCATCGAACATAAAGTAGATAAGAATGCAGAAGAAGATATTGTTTTAAATCAAAACCCTGAGGTTGATACCGAGGTAACCAAAGACGATCTAGTAACTTTAGTGGTTAGTGCCAAAAAGATTAAAGAAACGGAACAAGCTCGTAATATTTTTATCACTTATAAAACACCAGATGGTTTTTATCATTTTCAAGTAAGGATATTAGTTAAAGATTTCCAAGGAGAAAGAGAAGTTTACAATCAAAAGACTCCTCCTGGCTCTAAGGTGGAATTAGGAGTAGAAGTGTCTGGGAAAGCTAAAGCTATTATCTACCTAAATGAAGTTTTAAAGGAAGAAAGAGAACTTTGA